A genomic segment from Nitrospirota bacterium encodes:
- a CDS encoding sigma-70 family RNA polymerase sigma factor translates to MDRKQTGEAFLKDMPALYRFALRLTRSPQDADEAVSRTALRSLEKAEAFRGESSIRTWIFGILINVVREMRKEGWREESLDEGPYPPNSEFDDGGRRLQPATEQGDDPEHVLLRTEGVERIRNELDTLPPLQRSAFHLRFIEGWEMEEICNALQIKATHLRVLLHRARLRLRERMIDYVKGESK, encoded by the coding sequence ATGGATCGGAAACAAACGGGCGAAGCCTTCCTGAAAGACATGCCGGCGCTCTACCGTTTCGCCCTGCGGCTCACGCGTTCGCCCCAAGACGCGGACGAAGCCGTCTCACGAACCGCCCTGCGCTCCCTGGAAAAGGCCGAGGCGTTCAGAGGCGAATCCTCCATTCGCACATGGATTTTCGGGATCCTGATCAACGTCGTGCGCGAGATGCGGAAGGAAGGGTGGCGGGAGGAGTCGCTGGACGAAGGTCCCTACCCTCCCAACTCCGAATTCGACGACGGTGGGCGGAGGCTCCAGCCGGCAACCGAACAAGGCGACGATCCGGAGCACGTCCTTCTGCGAACCGAAGGCGTCGAACGCATCCGCAACGAACTGGACACTCTACCCCCCCTCCAACGGAGCGCCTTCCACCTCCGATTCATTGAGGGATGGGAAATGGAGGAGATCTGTAACGCCCTCCAGATCAAGGCCACGCATTTGAGGGTCCTGCTCCACCGGGCACGACTGCGACTGAGAGAACGCATGATTGATTACGTCAAAGGAGAATCCAAGTGA
- a CDS encoding zf-HC2 domain-containing protein, whose amino-acid sequence MMPTMLMGTCRETSQNIGDYLDRAMPLARRLRIRFHLSLCPDCRKWMAGLKATMAGIGLARALELSAQPPAELRAKIERIFTA is encoded by the coding sequence ATGATGCCCACGATGCTCATGGGTACTTGCCGGGAGACGTCCCAGAACATCGGCGACTATCTCGACCGCGCGATGCCGCTCGCCCGGAGGCTCAGGATTCGATTCCATCTCTCCCTCTGCCCGGACTGCCGCAAATGGATGGCCGGCCTCAAGGCGACGATGGCCGGAATCGGCCTGGCGCGGGCGTTGGAACTCTCCGCGCAGCCGCCGGCCGAACTCCGCGCGAAAATCGAACGCATTTTCACGGCGTAA
- a CDS encoding transposase translates to MDDAAQTVKGNGESAHGLIQKVKRATRRRFGAEEKIRILLEGMKREVSTSELCRKEGIHPHAYYSWLKDFMEAGKSRLRGDLKRSATEGEVESLRRENERLKVILADPVLENTLLKKSLIGSEIDGLTR, encoded by the coding sequence ATGGACGACGCAGCGCAGACGGTGAAAGGGAACGGGGAATCGGCTCACGGGCTGATCCAGAAGGTCAAGAGGGCGACGCGGAGGCGGTTTGGGGCGGAGGAGAAGATTCGGATTCTCCTGGAGGGGATGAAGCGGGAGGTTTCGACCTCGGAACTTTGCCGGAAGGAGGGGATTCATCCGCACGCCTATTATTCGTGGCTGAAGGACTTCATGGAGGCTGGGAAGTCGAGGCTGAGGGGGGATTTGAAGCGGAGCGCGACCGAGGGGGAGGTGGAGAGCCTGCGGCGGGAGAACGAGAGGCTGAAGGTGATTTTGGCGGACCCGGTTCTGGAGAACACCCTTTTGAAAAAAAGTCTGATCGGGTCGGAGATCGATGGACTTACGCGATGA
- a CDS encoding transposase, whose protein sequence is MTAAEKASLIDRVEGSRCKRRLLRALGIPDSTYYHWVRLYREGGPNALDKLLPVARTIWNRITPKEELRVLEIARDLPELSPRLLSVKITDEEEFAISESKVYEILKKNDLIRPRPLPELPARSEWPHKTRRPNEIWQIDATTFFVAGWGYYKLIPVLDDYSRKILAWDLLPDESAGSISNAVEQAVEATGIPERPEHEKPTLLSDNGSGFISWLLADYLKAHGIRHIFGKPYHPQTQGKIERFNRRIKEGECLIVYLSPGDLKEALKLAIVRYNATPHEALKNVAPNDLYAGRQEEILRRREEKKKATYARRKEYNRGVNNGPAQPGKCD, encoded by the coding sequence ATGACGGCTGCCGAGAAGGCGAGCCTGATCGACCGGGTCGAGGGGAGCCGGTGCAAGAGGCGGCTTCTCCGGGCGCTCGGGATACCCGACTCGACGTACTACCACTGGGTGCGGCTTTACCGGGAAGGGGGACCGAACGCATTGGATAAGCTTTTGCCCGTGGCCCGGACGATCTGGAACCGGATCACGCCGAAGGAGGAGCTGAGAGTCCTGGAGATCGCGCGGGACCTCCCGGAGCTCTCTCCCCGGCTTCTGTCCGTAAAGATCACGGATGAAGAGGAGTTCGCCATCTCGGAGTCGAAGGTCTACGAGATCCTGAAGAAGAACGATCTCATTCGGCCCCGGCCCTTGCCGGAGCTTCCGGCGAGGTCGGAGTGGCCCCACAAGACGAGGAGGCCCAACGAGATCTGGCAGATCGACGCGACGACGTTCTTCGTGGCGGGATGGGGGTACTACAAGCTCATCCCCGTTCTTGACGACTACTCCCGGAAGATCCTGGCGTGGGACCTCCTGCCGGACGAATCGGCCGGTTCGATCTCGAACGCGGTGGAGCAGGCGGTGGAGGCGACGGGAATACCGGAGCGGCCGGAGCACGAGAAGCCGACGCTTCTGTCCGACAACGGATCGGGCTTCATCTCGTGGCTCCTGGCGGACTACCTCAAGGCCCACGGCATCCGGCACATCTTCGGCAAGCCCTATCATCCGCAGACGCAGGGAAAAATCGAGCGGTTCAATCGGCGGATCAAGGAGGGCGAGTGTCTGATCGTGTATCTCAGCCCCGGAGACCTCAAGGAGGCCCTCAAGCTGGCCATCGTGCGCTACAATGCCACACCGCACGAGGCGCTGAAAAACGTGGCGCCGAACGACCTGTACGCCGGCCGCCAGGAGGAGATCCTCAGGCGCCGGGAGGAGAAAAAGAAAGCGACCTACGCCCGTCGCAAGGAGTATAATCGGGGCGTGAACAACGGTCCGGCTCAGCCCGGAAAGTGTGACTAA